Proteins from a single region of Hugenholtzia roseola DSM 9546:
- a CDS encoding OmpA family protein: MKYTYIFSITMSLVFLILSGCSTTLQKAQSEFDRAAYQNAIPLFKAQAEEKPDEALLAYYKLGECYRRSNRIEQALPHYEKALSLLPQYPDLLTSADKDTLQFYYAQALHTAQRYDEAKVEYEKYVQEGRTAKLKNIAQVQIETHPNLAQLQKPQPFVVVENLKSINSPASDFSPTPMGKENGSLIFSSARRNEKSYAGTGAGYYDLYNFSYLDSAQGTGSVAIWEAQNPNFNLEGVHESSATFSPDGKLLVFARSGKGKGADDDKEVSLYLSHWVENAWSEPQPLSYINSTAWDGTPFIAPDGKTLYFASNRASSKGGLDLYKATLTGEGANRTFTNAEKLPDALNTEGNEMFPTLDAAGNLYFASDGRGGLGGLDIFIAPDFEKQGEKAEIRNVGAPMNSSADDFGLLFTALSNNGKPMKGFLVSNRKEGSVGDDDIYRFSLDSLEMRFVEYYLRGITYLADVNTGTKTVLAGVNLSLLDEKGNTLFKTQSDASGKFLFDTLLVMDKNYTVTVGKEGYITRSAKSKFSTLGRGVDEKSLPQMYNTIYFDTTYTLTKDLLVTTTTDKGDILPPEITILYEYDKDRLTQASKDSLDVFVKFLNEYLTIYPDVELVFGSHTDERGSNSYNQKLSQRRANSAVNYLISKGVEKAKIKAVGYGEERPKVPKAKTEEEHQLNRRTTIEVRKTKG; this comes from the coding sequence ATGAAATATACGTATATTTTTTCTATAACGATGAGCTTGGTCTTCCTAATCCTAAGTGGCTGCTCCACGACCCTCCAGAAGGCGCAAAGTGAATTCGATAGAGCTGCTTATCAAAACGCCATTCCGCTTTTCAAGGCGCAGGCGGAAGAGAAACCCGATGAGGCACTGCTCGCCTACTACAAGTTGGGCGAATGTTATCGCCGTTCTAATCGGATAGAACAAGCCCTGCCACATTACGAAAAAGCCCTAAGCCTGCTACCGCAATACCCCGATTTGCTCACCTCTGCCGACAAAGACACGCTACAATTTTACTATGCCCAAGCCCTGCACACTGCCCAAAGGTATGACGAGGCGAAGGTAGAATATGAAAAATACGTACAAGAAGGGCGCACTGCCAAACTCAAAAATATCGCCCAAGTGCAGATAGAAACGCACCCCAACCTTGCCCAACTACAAAAGCCGCAGCCCTTTGTAGTGGTAGAAAACCTAAAAAGCATCAATTCGCCTGCTTCCGACTTTTCGCCTACCCCAATGGGTAAAGAAAATGGCAGCCTTATTTTCAGTTCGGCGCGTAGAAATGAAAAGAGTTATGCAGGCACAGGGGCAGGCTATTACGATTTATACAACTTTTCCTACCTCGACTCGGCACAAGGCACAGGCAGTGTCGCGATTTGGGAAGCGCAAAATCCGAACTTCAACCTCGAAGGCGTGCATGAGTCTTCGGCTACCTTTTCGCCCGACGGCAAACTGCTCGTCTTTGCTCGCAGTGGAAAGGGAAAAGGCGCGGACGACGACAAGGAAGTAAGCCTCTATCTTTCGCATTGGGTAGAAAATGCTTGGTCAGAACCGCAGCCCCTTTCCTACATCAATAGCACCGCTTGGGACGGCACTCCCTTTATCGCACCCGACGGCAAAACGCTATATTTTGCCTCCAATCGTGCCAGCAGCAAAGGCGGTTTAGACCTATACAAAGCCACCCTCACAGGCGAAGGCGCAAACCGAACCTTCACCAACGCCGAAAAACTCCCCGACGCGCTCAATACCGAAGGCAATGAGATGTTTCCTACCCTCGATGCAGCAGGTAATCTCTACTTTGCCTCCGACGGCAGAGGCGGCTTGGGCGGCTTAGATATTTTTATCGCCCCCGACTTTGAAAAACAAGGCGAAAAGGCAGAAATCAGGAACGTAGGCGCACCCATGAATAGCAGTGCCGACGACTTTGGCTTGCTTTTCACTGCCCTTTCCAATAACGGCAAACCGATGAAAGGTTTTTTGGTTTCGAATAGAAAAGAAGGCAGCGTAGGCGACGACGACATCTACCGTTTTAGCTTAGATAGTTTGGAAATGCGTTTTGTAGAGTACTACCTGCGCGGCATTACCTACTTAGCCGATGTCAATACAGGTACAAAAACGGTGCTTGCAGGCGTAAATCTAAGCCTTTTAGATGAAAAAGGAAATACCCTTTTCAAGACCCAATCTGATGCCAGCGGCAAGTTTCTCTTCGATACGCTTTTGGTGATGGATAAAAACTACACCGTTACGGTAGGAAAGGAAGGTTATATTACGCGAAGTGCCAAAAGCAAATTTTCTACCTTAGGCAGAGGCGTAGATGAAAAATCTTTACCGCAGATGTATAACACGATTTATTTTGATACCACTTATACTCTCACAAAAGACCTTTTAGTTACGACCACTACCGACAAGGGCGACATCTTGCCACCCGAAATCACCATTTTGTATGAATACGACAAAGACCGACTCACACAAGCCTCAAAAGATAGCTTAGATGTTTTTGTCAAATTCTTAAATGAATACCTAACCATCTATCCCGACGTAGAGCTTGTCTTTGGTTCGCATACCGACGAAAGAGGTTCGAATAGTTACAACCAAAAACTTTCACAACGCCGCGCCAATTCTGCCGTCAATTATCTCATCAGCAAAGGCGTGGAGAAGGCAAAAATCAAGGCTGTAGGCTATGGCGAAGAGCGTCCGAAAGTGCCAAAAGCCAAGACCGAAGAAGAACACCAACTCAACCGTAGAACCACGATTGAGGTGCGAAAAACAAAAGGATAG
- a CDS encoding HesB/IscA family protein: MFIPITAKALEKIKQIRSQKNIPPHYHLRLLVEGGGGCGGARFRLGFDTKKDEDEAFEIEGLTVIYQKKQLLYLIDKEIDYEERQEAAGFVFNKAAQMH, encoded by the coding sequence ATGTTTATTCCGATTACGGCAAAGGCTCTTGAAAAGATAAAGCAGATTCGCAGCCAAAAAAATATCCCGCCTCATTATCACCTACGCCTTCTGGTAGAGGGCGGCGGCGGCTGTGGGGGTGCGCGTTTTCGTTTAGGTTTTGATACAAAAAAAGACGAAGACGAAGCCTTTGAGATAGAAGGCTTGACCGTTATTTATCAAAAAAAACAACTTCTCTACCTAATAGACAAAGAGATAGATTACGAAGAACGCCAAGAGGCAGCAGGTTTTGTTTTCAATAAAGCCGCTCAAATGCACTAA
- a CDS encoding 3'-5' exonuclease, whose amino-acid sequence MKNAYFSQLASLLVLDIETVPAYPTFEELPDRFKSLWEKKAQYFLKEGQNLSQVYQERAGIFAEFGKIIVIGVGHFVEEEGEIFFRVKALAADDEKKLLLQFKKIIEKFKNVRLLGHNGKEFDFPYIARRMLVQGIDLPDALNVADKKPWEVSHLDTMQLWRFGDYKHFTSLELLAAIFDLPTSKDDIDGSQVQKVYYQEQDLGRIAHYCAKDVVLTAQVYLRLQNLPLIAQENIVWV is encoded by the coding sequence ATGAAAAATGCTTATTTCTCACAACTTGCCTCTCTTTTAGTCCTCGACATCGAAACCGTTCCTGCCTATCCTACCTTCGAAGAGCTGCCCGATAGATTTAAAAGCCTTTGGGAAAAAAAGGCGCAATATTTTCTAAAAGAAGGGCAGAATTTATCGCAAGTTTATCAGGAGCGAGCAGGTATTTTTGCCGAGTTTGGTAAAATTATCGTGATTGGTGTAGGGCATTTTGTGGAAGAAGAGGGCGAGATTTTCTTTCGTGTCAAAGCCTTAGCCGCTGATGACGAAAAGAAATTGCTACTACAATTCAAAAAAATTATAGAAAAGTTTAAAAATGTACGCCTTTTAGGACACAACGGAAAAGAATTTGACTTTCCTTATATTGCGCGTAGAATGTTGGTGCAGGGCATAGATTTGCCCGACGCGCTCAATGTAGCCGACAAAAAGCCTTGGGAGGTTTCGCATTTGGATACGATGCAACTTTGGCGTTTTGGCGACTACAAGCACTTTACCTCGCTCGAACTATTGGCTGCCATTTTTGATTTGCCCACCAGCAAGGACGATATAGATGGTAGTCAGGTGCAAAAGGTCTATTATCAGGAGCAGGATTTAGGGCGGATTGCGCACTATTGCGCCAAAGATGTTGTCCTGACCGCACAGGTCTATTTGCGCCTGCAAAATCTGCCGCTTATCGCTCAGGAAAATATTGTTTGGGTCTGA
- a CDS encoding hydroxymethylglutaryl-CoA lyase, whose protein sequence is MSAQSTPSRPLLITECPRDAMQGIKTFIPTSLKAAYLNALLKVGFPVLDFGSFVSARAIPQMRDTAEVLDLLDLSPTQTKLLAIVAGEGGLKKAAQYPQVHYLGFPLSISEEFQRRNTEKSIEEALDLLDKMQDVCYKTGKELVVYVSMAFGNPYGEPYQVERVTDFVYRLERLSVQSVQLSDTIGVAQPQVIRPLFESLIKEFPHISFGSHFHSNPNTAEEKIAAAYLGGCRNFDGAMGGFGGCPMAKDELTGNIATEKILAFAQSQNFSPAQLGLDEQALQKAIVMVSSVFPQEEYEVIK, encoded by the coding sequence ATGAGCGCACAGAGTACCCCTTCACGCCCCCTTTTGATTACCGAGTGTCCGCGTGATGCCATGCAGGGCATCAAGACCTTTATTCCTACTTCACTAAAAGCGGCTTATCTCAATGCCCTTTTAAAAGTAGGCTTTCCAGTTTTAGACTTCGGGAGTTTTGTATCGGCACGTGCCATTCCGCAGATGCGCGACACTGCCGAAGTATTAGACCTTTTAGACCTTTCGCCAACGCAGACCAAACTCTTAGCGATTGTCGCAGGTGAGGGAGGGCTAAAAAAAGCCGCCCAATATCCGCAGGTACATTATCTGGGCTTTCCCCTCTCTATTTCAGAGGAATTTCAGCGCAGGAATACCGAAAAAAGCATCGAGGAGGCGTTGGATTTGTTAGATAAGATGCAAGATGTTTGTTACAAAACGGGAAAAGAGTTGGTAGTGTATGTATCGATGGCGTTTGGCAATCCTTATGGCGAACCCTATCAGGTAGAGCGCGTTACCGACTTTGTCTATCGTTTGGAGCGGCTTTCGGTACAATCGGTACAGCTTTCCGACACTATCGGGGTAGCGCAGCCGCAGGTAATTCGTCCGCTTTTCGAGTCGCTTATCAAAGAATTTCCGCATATCAGTTTTGGAAGTCATTTTCACTCAAACCCTAATACGGCAGAGGAAAAAATCGCCGCCGCTTATTTAGGAGGTTGTAGAAATTTTGATGGCGCAATGGGCGGCTTCGGCGGCTGTCCTATGGCAAAAGACGAGCTAACGGGCAATATCGCCACCGAAAAAATCCTTGCTTTTGCACAGAGCCAAAACTTTTCACCTGCCCAATTAGGACTTGATGAACAAGCCCTTCAAAAGGCTATTGTGATGGTGAGTTCTGTTTTCCCACAGGAAGAATATGAAGTTATCAAATAA
- a CDS encoding AAA family ATPase, whose amino-acid sequence MQNTNRNHNGNARPNHETENLLGRYNVFGDGYFSEDYLLLNKFGKKLIDFSVREYFENNQLVNLKKFIAALEKEGLGKVTLYRRNTGYNKKEERFSIDWYLFLKDDQMVVNIDYDAVKDLNHILFRMDTITSVEDTTLEQFLQVFEIAKTCVEETEDDRKRYINIVGSTPRTGLSLRKHEIKAPKIPDLDLYYGKGFDSKHQMFLEGINEKNRSGLFIFHGVTGSGKTNYIRYLISCSRPELEYIFYPISLLREIASPELITFLSDYQDAVLIIEESEESVQARDSFIGDKSSIANLLNVSDGLLSDVLNLKIICTFNTDIRNLDKALLREGRLLGIHRFDKIDKENANQIASLNKIDKSFDEDVTLAQIFNRRLNEDFSDFIEKDKKMGFGL is encoded by the coding sequence ATGCAGAATACCAACCGCAATCATAACGGCAACGCACGCCCCAATCACGAAACAGAAAACCTTTTAGGCAGATACAACGTCTTTGGCGACGGCTATTTTAGCGAAGACTACCTACTTTTGAACAAATTTGGCAAGAAGCTCATAGATTTTAGTGTGCGCGAATACTTTGAAAACAACCAATTAGTCAATCTCAAAAAGTTTATCGCTGCCTTAGAAAAGGAAGGCTTGGGCAAAGTAACGCTCTATCGCCGCAACACAGGCTATAACAAAAAAGAAGAACGCTTTTCCATCGACTGGTATCTCTTTCTCAAAGACGACCAAATGGTTGTCAATATAGACTATGATGCCGTTAAAGACCTTAATCATATTCTCTTTCGTATGGATACCATCACTTCGGTAGAAGATACGACCTTAGAGCAATTTTTGCAAGTCTTTGAAATTGCCAAAACCTGTGTAGAAGAAACCGAAGACGACCGCAAACGCTACATCAATATCGTGGGTAGCACCCCAAGAACAGGGTTAAGCCTGCGCAAGCACGAAATTAAAGCCCCCAAAATTCCCGACCTCGACTTATATTACGGCAAGGGCTTCGATTCTAAACACCAAATGTTTTTGGAAGGCATCAACGAAAAAAACCGTTCAGGGCTTTTCATCTTTCATGGCGTTACGGGAAGTGGCAAGACCAACTACATTCGCTACCTGATTAGCTGCTCGCGCCCCGAATTGGAGTACATTTTCTACCCCATTAGCCTTTTGCGCGAAATTGCAAGTCCCGAACTGATAACTTTCCTTTCCGACTATCAAGATGCCGTCTTGATTATCGAAGAATCGGAAGAAAGTGTGCAGGCGCGTGATAGCTTTATCGGCGATAAGTCTTCTATTGCCAACCTGCTCAACGTTTCCGACGGCTTGCTTTCCGACGTTTTAAACCTCAAAATCATCTGTACCTTTAATACCGACATTCGCAATTTGGACAAAGCCCTTTTGCGCGAAGGCAGACTCTTGGGGATTCACCGTTTCGATAAGATTGACAAGGAAAACGCCAATCAGATAGCGAGCCTCAATAAAATTGATAAGTCCTTTGACGAAGACGTAACCTTGGCGCAAATCTTCAACCGCCGCCTCAACGAAGATTTTTCCGACTTTATTGAAAAGGACAAAAAAATGGGATTTGGACTCTAA
- a CDS encoding TetR/AcrR family transcriptional regulator → MTNSSDIWIEVGYNAFALEGFEGLKIERMAKRAGISKSSFYHHFADLEVFMAQLLAHHLAQMQHLAAQERVVQNIDPALVALLVAHKQDILFNRQLRICRHLPDFAQILQKTEAELGDTFVLVWVRELNLKLSPAQLRAFFELALENFFLQVNPQNFNTEWLRLYFQKLKTLAAHFA, encoded by the coding sequence ATGACAAACAGCAGCGACATCTGGATAGAAGTAGGCTACAACGCCTTTGCCTTAGAAGGCTTCGAGGGACTCAAAATTGAGCGCATGGCAAAGCGAGCAGGCATTAGCAAATCTTCTTTTTACCATCATTTTGCAGACTTGGAAGTTTTCATGGCGCAACTTTTGGCGCACCATCTTGCTCAAATGCAGCACTTGGCAGCGCAGGAGCGCGTAGTGCAGAACATAGACCCTGCCTTAGTTGCCCTTTTGGTGGCACATAAGCAGGACATTCTATTCAATCGGCAGTTGCGGATTTGCCGCCATCTGCCTGATTTTGCCCAAATCCTACAAAAAACCGAAGCCGAATTGGGCGATACCTTTGTGCTTGTTTGGGTGCGCGAACTCAACCTAAAACTTTCTCCTGCACAGCTAAGGGCTTTTTTCGAATTGGCTCTCGAAAATTTCTTCTTGCAGGTCAATCCTCAAAACTTCAATACAGAGTGGCTGCGTCTTTATTTCCAAAAACTCAAAACGCTGGCGGCACACTTTGCCTAA
- the ruvX gene encoding Holliday junction resolvase RuvX: MGRILALDYGTKRVGIAVTDPLKIIATALDTIHAKDVLVFLQNYTKTEAVEAFVLGMPLKLDQSDTNNTQHVRAFHKKLAETFPDIPIHLEDERFTSKIALDTMIEMGSSRKDRQQKGNLDKISAVLILQSFMEKMH, encoded by the coding sequence ATGGGACGAATCCTTGCCTTAGATTATGGCACTAAAAGAGTAGGCATTGCCGTAACCGACCCGCTCAAAATCATTGCCACAGCCCTCGATACTATACACGCCAAAGATGTATTGGTCTTTTTACAAAATTATACCAAAACCGAAGCCGTAGAAGCCTTTGTCTTGGGCATGCCGCTCAAACTCGACCAGAGCGATACCAACAACACCCAACACGTGCGTGCCTTTCATAAAAAATTAGCCGAAACCTTCCCCGATATTCCTATTCATTTAGAAGATGAGCGTTTTACTTCTAAAATTGCCTTAGATACGATGATAGAAATGGGTAGTAGCCGAAAAGACCGTCAGCAAAAAGGCAACCTCGATAAAATTAGTGCCGTTCTGATTCTGCAATCTTTTATGGAAAAGATGCACTAA
- a CDS encoding DUF4783 domain-containing protein: MKATFAITLFYLLLQFFVASPTLAQSEEEVIDFAQTAIESGSAKELIKYVHSQVELGFGENRGSYGKSQAEFVLRDFFTKNPPRAFEYVHKGASKEGLRYVIGKYTAQDGTTYRSYMLIKTYEGNHVIETLDFAKE; the protein is encoded by the coding sequence ATGAAAGCTACCTTCGCCATTACTTTATTTTATTTATTGCTTCAATTTTTTGTAGCTTCGCCTACCTTAGCACAAAGCGAGGAGGAGGTCATAGATTTTGCACAGACCGCCATAGAAAGTGGCAGTGCCAAAGAACTCATCAAATACGTGCATAGCCAAGTAGAGTTGGGATTCGGCGAAAACAGAGGCAGCTATGGCAAATCGCAGGCAGAATTTGTCTTACGCGATTTCTTTACCAAAAATCCGCCGCGTGCCTTCGAGTACGTACATAAAGGCGCATCGAAGGAAGGCTTGCGCTATGTTATCGGCAAATACACCGCCCAAGATGGCACGACCTACCGCTCCTACATGCTCATCAAAACTTACGAGGGCAATCACGTCATAGAAACCCTCGATTTTGCCAAAGAGTAG
- a CDS encoding peptidylprolyl isomerase, whose protein sequence is MAIIDSIRKRTALLLFIILGALVAFILTDFFSSRQLLSQKQIIGEIDGREVEVSEFQNELEIQKATYEMNGGVAPTPEQMFYVRGLAWENLIYKIAYQVEFEKLGINVTDEEIVDMIQGNNPIPEIAQSFTNQQTGKFEPKAVVTFLKDLNKYPADVQQRFLFIEQNLPLRRMREKYEALMGKTVYATKLEAKQRYTEQNAKRDLRYLHVPYSSVPDSVVKITDSDLQSYYDNHKKDYEGEAMVSFEYALFPLNPSKEDTAKIVGELETLKPQFEATQKDTSFVNMHSRGGTPFRVLRPNEIPKPVADAGAVEVGKVVGPVLNGDMYALYKVIGEREDSIYSMRASHILITANKNMPDSTRAEAKKKAQDVLNRALAGEDFAALAAQYGEDGTKSKGGDLGWFSEKAMVAPFEEAILAASQKGVLKTLVETEFGYHIINVTETKTKKQYVMAAISRELNPSAATRDAIYRKAGMLSTAKNAQEWEEQLKGFGQMSIQANDVPQNSRNINNLRDADVRQVLLWAFNEEEAKIGQVSKEIYEIENSYLVVMLKERTAKGVQPLAKVEEKVRAEVLKEKKALIILSELKKASGTLDQMASTYGKGAQVHSMQGVTLHSFSLNAVGSANKAIGWAFANEANAQSSPIQDENGITIVKVEKVEDAPEIADYASYKEQIEQAKRNASALNMRKAIEQITKAEHKIDKYY, encoded by the coding sequence ATGGCAATAATAGACTCTATTCGCAAGCGCACCGCACTTCTGCTTTTCATTATCTTGGGTGCTTTGGTCGCATTTATCCTAACCGACTTCTTTTCCTCGCGTCAATTACTTTCCCAAAAGCAAATCATTGGGGAAATTGATGGCAGAGAAGTAGAAGTTTCAGAATTTCAGAACGAACTCGAAATCCAGAAAGCTACCTACGAAATGAACGGCGGCGTAGCCCCTACACCCGAACAGATGTTCTATGTACGTGGCTTGGCTTGGGAAAATCTTATCTATAAGATTGCCTATCAGGTTGAGTTCGAAAAATTAGGCATCAACGTTACAGACGAGGAAATCGTCGATATGATTCAGGGAAATAATCCGATTCCCGAAATCGCACAATCTTTCACAAACCAACAGACAGGCAAATTCGAACCCAAAGCCGTCGTTACTTTCCTGAAAGACTTAAACAAATACCCCGCCGACGTACAACAGCGTTTCTTGTTCATCGAGCAGAACCTGCCCCTGCGTCGTATGCGCGAAAAATATGAGGCTTTGATGGGCAAGACCGTCTATGCCACTAAATTAGAAGCCAAGCAGCGTTATACCGAGCAAAACGCCAAGCGCGACCTTCGCTATTTGCATGTGCCTTATAGCAGCGTGCCTGATAGCGTCGTAAAAATTACGGACAGCGATTTGCAAAGTTATTACGACAATCATAAAAAAGACTATGAAGGCGAAGCGATGGTATCTTTCGAATACGCGCTTTTCCCACTCAATCCTTCAAAAGAAGATACTGCCAAAATTGTAGGCGAACTCGAAACTTTGAAGCCTCAATTTGAAGCAACCCAAAAGGATACTTCTTTTGTCAATATGCACTCACGTGGCGGCACGCCCTTCCGCGTTTTGCGCCCCAACGAAATTCCCAAACCTGTCGCCGACGCTGGCGCAGTAGAAGTGGGCAAGGTAGTAGGACCCGTCTTGAACGGCGATATGTACGCCCTTTACAAAGTTATCGGCGAGCGTGAAGATAGCATCTATTCTATGCGTGCTTCTCACATCTTGATTACTGCCAATAAAAACATGCCCGATAGCACACGTGCCGAAGCGAAGAAAAAGGCGCAAGATGTCCTAAACCGCGCCCTTGCAGGCGAAGACTTTGCCGCCTTAGCCGCTCAATATGGCGAAGATGGTACAAAGTCAAAAGGTGGCGATTTGGGTTGGTTTTCAGAAAAAGCCATGGTCGCACCTTTCGAAGAAGCCATTTTAGCCGCTTCTCAAAAAGGCGTATTGAAGACTTTGGTAGAAACCGAATTTGGCTATCATATCATCAACGTAACCGAAACCAAGACCAAAAAGCAGTACGTTATGGCTGCCATCTCACGCGAATTGAACCCAAGTGCCGCTACACGCGACGCAATTTACCGCAAGGCAGGCATGCTTTCTACGGCGAAAAATGCCCAAGAATGGGAAGAGCAGTTGAAAGGTTTTGGTCAGATGAGCATACAAGCGAATGACGTTCCACAAAATTCACGCAACATCAACAACTTGCGTGATGCCGACGTGCGCCAAGTCTTGCTTTGGGCTTTCAACGAAGAAGAAGCTAAAATCGGTCAGGTTTCAAAAGAAATCTACGAAATTGAAAATAGCTACTTAGTCGTGATGCTCAAAGAAAGAACGGCAAAAGGGGTGCAGCCTTTGGCAAAAGTAGAAGAAAAGGTACGCGCCGAAGTCTTGAAAGAGAAAAAAGCCCTTATCATTCTATCCGAACTGAAAAAAGCAAGCGGCACGCTCGACCAAATGGCTTCTACCTATGGAAAAGGGGCGCAGGTACATTCTATGCAGGGCGTAACGCTGCACAGTTTCTCGCTCAATGCCGTAGGCAGTGCCAATAAAGCTATCGGTTGGGCATTTGCCAATGAAGCCAATGCACAGTCAAGCCCCATTCAAGATGAAAATGGTATTACCATTGTCAAGGTAGAAAAGGTAGAAGACGCGCCCGAAATTGCCGACTATGCCTCTTACAAAGAGCAAATCGAGCAGGCAAAACGCAATGCCTCTGCCCTGAATATGCGCAAAGCCATCGAGCAAATCACGAAGGCAGAGCATAAAATTGACAAATACTATTAA
- the fabD gene encoding ACP S-malonyltransferase: protein MKAYLFPGQGSQFAGMAKDLYHYSEESRQLFEQANEILGFRLTDIMFEGSEEDLKQTKVTQPAIFLHSVVLALLTPDFAPDMVAGHSLGEFSALVANRTLSFADGLRLVQVRANAMQKACELAPSTMAAILGTTDEVVEEACASIEEVVVAANFNSPGQVVISGTFKGVELACDKLKAAGAKRAVLLSVGGAFHSPLMEPARAQLAEAIEKTTFQTPICPIFQNVDAKPHLDTQQIKANLIAQLTAPVRWTQTITQMQQAGATDFIEVGPGNVLQGLVKKIYRQGNTSSLVLA from the coding sequence ATGAAAGCATATCTTTTTCCCGGTCAGGGGTCGCAATTTGCAGGCATGGCAAAGGATTTATACCACTATTCCGAAGAAAGCCGCCAACTTTTCGAGCAGGCAAATGAAATTTTGGGCTTCCGCCTCACCGATATTATGTTTGAAGGCAGCGAAGAAGACCTCAAACAGACCAAAGTAACGCAACCTGCCATCTTCCTCCATTCTGTCGTCTTGGCTTTGCTTACTCCTGATTTTGCCCCCGACATGGTAGCAGGACACTCTTTGGGCGAATTTTCCGCCTTAGTTGCAAACCGTACCCTCTCTTTTGCCGACGGTTTGCGCTTGGTGCAGGTGCGTGCCAATGCCATGCAGAAAGCCTGCGAACTTGCGCCCTCTACAATGGCGGCAATTTTGGGTACAACCGATGAAGTGGTAGAAGAAGCCTGCGCCTCTATCGAAGAGGTGGTAGTGGCGGCAAATTTCAATAGCCCTGGGCAGGTCGTGATTTCGGGTACTTTCAAAGGGGTAGAATTGGCTTGCGACAAATTAAAGGCAGCAGGGGCAAAACGCGCAGTTTTGCTTTCGGTAGGGGGCGCATTTCACTCGCCGCTGATGGAGCCTGCACGTGCGCAATTAGCCGAAGCGATTGAAAAGACCACTTTCCAAACGCCCATCTGCCCGATTTTTCAAAATGTAGATGCCAAACCGCACCTTGATACACAACAAATTAAGGCAAATCTGATTGCACAACTTACCGCTCCTGTGCGCTGGACACAGACCATTACGCAAATGCAGCAAGCTGGTGCTACTGATTTCATAGAAGTAGGACCGGGGAATGTTTTGCAGGGCTTGGTCAAAAAAATATACCGTCAGGGCAATACCTCTTCTTTGGTTTTGGCTTAA